A genomic window from Odocoileus virginianus isolate 20LAN1187 ecotype Illinois unplaced genomic scaffold, Ovbor_1.2 Unplaced_Scaffold_28, whole genome shotgun sequence includes:
- the LOC110148350 gene encoding olfactory receptor 51I2-like, which yields MSMLNSTHHQPPFFLLSGIPGLEASHIWISIPLSIMYVTAILGNSIIIHIVHKTPSLHEPQYVFLSLLAATDIGMSASTLPTVLKVFIFNHREIEFHGCLAQMFFIHTFSSMESAMLLAMAFDHFMAIRNPLCYTTALTPSRITQMGLAAVARGVALMIPLPILLQQLPFCRNIVLSYSFCFHPDVMKLACGSIRVNVIYGLVLVLCSFGVDSIFIVLSYALILKTVLGIASREGCLKVLNTCVSHILTVFIFYVPLIALALIHRIGRYHSPLPHITLSNIFLFLTPVLNPLVYSVKTKQIRSALGRLFKCKTR from the coding sequence ATGTCTATGCTCAACAGCACCCACCATCAACCACCCTTCTTCCTTCTGTCAGGAATCCCAGGGCTGGAGGCATCTCATATCTGGATCTCCATCCCACTGAGCATCATGTATGTGACTGCCATCCTGGGAAACAGCATCATCATTCACATAGTACACAAGACTCCCAGCCTTCATGAGCCTCAATATGTATTCTTGTCCTTGTTAGCCGCCACTGACATAGGCATGTCAGCATCTACACTGCCCACTgttcttaaagtctttattttcaaCCACCGAGAGATTGAGTTCCATGGTTGTCTGGCTCAGATGTTCTTCATCCACACCTTCTCTTCCATGGAGTCAGCCATGCTGCTGGCTATGGCTTTTGACCATTTTATGGCCATACGCAACCCACTATGCTACACCACAGCCCTGACTCCCTCCCGCATTACTCAGATGGGCCTGGCTGCTGTGGCTCGAGGGGTAGCACTGATGATCCCCTTGCCCATTCTGCTCCAACAGCTTCCCTTCTGCAGGAATATTGTTCTATCCTACTCATTCTGCTTCCACCCTGATGTGATGAAGCTGGCATGTGGGTCTATTCGTGTGAACGTTATCTATGGGCTGGTCTTGGTACTCTGCTCCTTTGGGGTTGACTCCATCTTTATTGTTCTGTCTTATGCTCTAATCTTGAAGACGGTTCTGGGAATAGCTTCCAGGGAAGGATGCCTTAAGGTGCTCAACACTTGTGTCTCCCACATTCTCACTGTCTTCATTTTCTATGTCCCACTTATTGCCTTAGCCTTGATCCACAGAATAGGCAGGTACCACTCTCCTCTGCCCCACATCACCTTGtccaatattttcctttttctcacacCTGTCCTTAACCCATTGGTTTATAGTGTGAAAACAAAGCAGATTAGAAGTGCACTAGGTAGACTGTTCAAATGTAAGACAAGATAG